One window of Akkermansia biwaensis genomic DNA carries:
- a CDS encoding RNA recognition motif domain-containing protein — protein MNTKLYVGNLSFDATEQDLRDLFGSYGEVTELFMPTDRDSGRPRGFAFVTMDSTDSMGSAIEAVNGTEFQGRALVVNEAKPQENRGGGGGNYRSNNSGGRRGDNGYGRNRRY, from the coding sequence ATGAACACAAAATTATATGTAGGAAATTTGTCCTTTGATGCCACTGAACAAGACTTGAGAGATCTGTTTGGTTCTTATGGTGAAGTGACTGAGCTATTCATGCCAACAGATCGCGACTCTGGAAGACCCAGAGGCTTTGCATTTGTAACCATGGATTCCACCGATTCGATGGGCTCCGCAATTGAAGCCGTGAATGGCACGGAATTTCAGGGACGGGCTCTGGTTGTCAATGAAGCCAAGCCCCAGGAAAACAGGGGCGGAGGCGGAGGAAATTACCGCAGCAATAACAGCGGCGGCAGGCGTGGTGACAACGGCTATGGCCGCAACCGCCGTTATTAA
- the gltX gene encoding glutamate--tRNA ligase, whose product MSHVRTRFAPSPTGYLHIGGARTALFNWLFARKMGGTFILRIEDTDTARNTEEATRAIFTGMEWLGLDWDEGPMKGGDCGPYFQSQRNDIYDAYFKKLQDAGRVYEDDGAWRFRFDRSKPVTFHDMICGDITIDYRDASNTPDMAIRRADGSYIFHFVNVVDDIEMKMTHVIRGEDHIMNTPKHIQLFEAFGVTPPVFAHMPLILNQDGSKMSKRDVGAALGTYPEEGFLPEGVMNFLALLGWSPKDDTEIFSPQELVERFSLEAVNHSAAKFDITKCRWVNQQHIIALPPEEFAAKARPFCLQAGLPDSGILNEAIATVQTKVQTLAEVPDKIRFFFHLSMDPEALAKVQPEAVELLSKLADRLEREPVWDGHELIGVLKAFAKENGVKMGAVMFPARVALTGLSGGPDLSAVFSLLGKEESLKRIRAFSLN is encoded by the coding sequence ATGAGTCACGTCAGAACAAGATTCGCGCCTTCTCCCACGGGTTATCTTCACATCGGCGGTGCGCGCACCGCCCTGTTCAACTGGCTGTTCGCCCGCAAGATGGGGGGCACCTTCATTCTCCGCATTGAGGATACGGACACGGCTCGCAACACGGAGGAAGCCACCCGCGCGATCTTCACCGGCATGGAATGGCTGGGCCTGGACTGGGACGAAGGCCCCATGAAAGGCGGCGACTGCGGCCCCTATTTCCAGAGCCAGCGCAACGACATTTACGACGCCTATTTCAAAAAGCTCCAGGACGCCGGGCGCGTCTATGAGGACGACGGCGCATGGCGCTTCCGCTTTGACCGCTCCAAGCCCGTTACGTTCCACGACATGATCTGCGGCGACATCACCATCGACTACCGGGACGCCTCCAACACGCCGGACATGGCCATCCGCCGCGCGGACGGCTCCTACATCTTCCACTTCGTCAACGTGGTGGACGACATTGAAATGAAGATGACACACGTCATCCGCGGGGAAGACCATATCATGAACACGCCCAAGCATATCCAGTTGTTTGAGGCGTTCGGCGTCACGCCGCCCGTGTTCGCGCACATGCCGCTGATCCTGAACCAGGACGGCTCCAAAATGTCCAAGCGCGACGTGGGGGCGGCCCTGGGCACCTATCCGGAGGAAGGCTTCCTGCCGGAAGGCGTCATGAACTTCCTGGCCCTGCTGGGCTGGTCCCCGAAAGACGACACGGAAATCTTTTCCCCGCAAGAGCTGGTCGAACGCTTCTCCCTGGAAGCCGTCAACCACTCCGCCGCCAAGTTTGACATCACCAAATGCCGCTGGGTCAATCAGCAGCACATCATCGCCCTGCCGCCGGAAGAATTTGCCGCCAAGGCGCGCCCGTTCTGCCTGCAGGCCGGCCTGCCGGATTCCGGCATTCTGAATGAGGCCATCGCCACCGTGCAGACGAAAGTTCAGACGCTGGCGGAAGTTCCGGATAAAATCCGCTTCTTCTTCCATCTCTCCATGGATCCGGAAGCGCTCGCCAAAGTCCAGCCGGAAGCTGTGGAACTGCTCTCCAAACTGGCGGACAGGCTGGAACGGGAACCGGTATGGGACGGTCATGAACTTATCGGCGTACTGAAAGCCTTTGCCAAGGAAAACGGAGTCAAGATGGGGGCCGTCATGTTCCCCGCCCGCGTGGCCCTCACCGGTCTGAGCGGCGGCCCGGACCTGTCCGCCGTCTTCTCTCTGCTGGGAAAAGAGGAATCCTTAAAGAGAATCCGGGCCTTTTCCCTGAACTGA
- the tatC gene encoding twin-arginine translocase subunit TatC has product MFFLKHIFRLREKWQIQRDDEEKPFLEHLDDLRTMLLRMVFCLVVSMLLCAGFASNLMDILRRPVNQVWDMFEESHLPAGIDLDSWGKAKETATAAVGLDADQRRILFREVSPRLAELTEAALVLRGAQALPDDRKEIFIREASPAPAVRELAEALHAKDAVLTDGTGRGALKMMSAFQPGEAFMLTIKLSLYAGVVISFPLLLYFLLQFIIPGLLEHERKLLYKCMAIGFGLFLAGTLFCYFVVLPRVLTFFYTYSLEFGISNEWRIGYYLSFATQMILMFGLAFELPVVVMPFVKLGVLTYDMMKATRRYAIVAIAILAAIITPTPDIATMMLMAVPMYALYEICIILAWLHERKEAARAREEVERFEEDFNNDNSPYNS; this is encoded by the coding sequence GTGTTCTTTTTAAAGCACATATTCCGGCTGCGGGAAAAATGGCAAATCCAGCGGGATGATGAAGAAAAGCCTTTTCTGGAGCACCTGGACGATTTGCGCACCATGCTGCTGAGGATGGTGTTCTGCCTGGTGGTCAGCATGCTTTTGTGTGCCGGGTTCGCCTCCAATCTGATGGACATTCTGCGCCGCCCCGTCAACCAGGTATGGGACATGTTCGAGGAATCCCACCTGCCCGCCGGAATAGATCTGGACTCCTGGGGAAAGGCCAAGGAAACGGCCACCGCTGCCGTGGGGCTGGACGCCGACCAGCGCCGGATCCTGTTCCGGGAGGTTTCCCCCCGGCTGGCGGAATTGACGGAAGCCGCCCTGGTTCTCCGGGGAGCGCAGGCCCTGCCGGACGACAGGAAGGAAATTTTTATCAGGGAAGCCAGCCCGGCTCCCGCCGTGCGGGAACTGGCGGAAGCCCTGCACGCCAAGGACGCCGTCCTGACCGACGGAACAGGGCGGGGTGCCCTGAAAATGATGAGCGCCTTCCAGCCGGGCGAGGCGTTCATGCTGACCATCAAGCTTTCCCTGTATGCGGGCGTGGTAATCTCCTTCCCCCTGCTGCTGTACTTCCTGCTCCAGTTCATCATTCCCGGCCTCCTGGAGCATGAACGCAAGCTTCTGTACAAGTGCATGGCGATCGGGTTCGGGCTATTCCTGGCCGGCACGCTGTTCTGCTACTTTGTGGTGCTTCCCAGGGTGCTCACGTTCTTCTACACGTATTCCCTGGAATTCGGCATTTCCAACGAATGGCGCATCGGCTACTACCTGTCCTTCGCCACGCAAATGATTTTAATGTTCGGCCTGGCGTTTGAACTGCCCGTGGTGGTGATGCCTTTCGTAAAGCTGGGCGTGCTGACCTATGATATGATGAAGGCCACGCGCCGCTACGCCATTGTGGCGATAGCCATTCTGGCCGCGATCATCACGCCCACGCCGGACATAGCCACCATGATGCTGATGGCGGTTCCCATGTACGCCCTATATGAAATCTGCATCATCCTGGCGTGGCTGCATGAGCGCAAGGAAGCCGCCCGCGCCCGCGAAGAAGTGGAACGCTTTGAAGAAGACTTCAACAACGACAATTCTCCCTACAACTCCTAA